TCATAGTGCCTGGTTTGGAAAACCCAGGCAACCCACAACACTGGTTTCGTAACTCGTATGTCAACTCTTTGTTTTGTCATAAGCTCTGCAACTAATTTCCCTTAATATGTTGTGGCCCACTTGCACTCCATCCTCCAGTTCTACTAGATAGACAATCCTCATggtggtttgaactttgaaccaaAAACATAGGATACTTTTTGGTTGTAATGGATCTTTTTAATTCACAGAATCATATTCTTTAGTTTGGGGTGTTTGGATGCCCAAATGACTTTGTCTTCTGTTGTGTTGTCTATGAAatcatttgtttcttttttgtcgGTTTCATCTTTCAGAAACTGATAAGTATGTTTTCGTTATCACCTCGATCTTTAGGTGTTATTCCGCTGTCTGCATGCATTGAAATGCCATTACCGACCAGAGGGTGGATGTAACTCCACATGCCTCCTGAAAGTCTCTCTCTATTTGCCACTATATTTCCTCTGCTTGTCAGATTACCAAATATATCCCTTTTATTTATGGTGCAGAATATTGGTGGACTTTCATGAGGGCTGATGCTGAGGGTTTGGATCAGATCCGTAGGCTCTGTGAGGTTGGGAAGTTGAAAATACCTGTGGATAAGACATTTCCAATTACACAAGTGAGAGAGGCTCATGAGGCCAAAGATAAAAGGCGCATTCCCGGCAAAGTTGTGCTGGAAGTTGATTGAATAATATATAGAGAAATCCTTGAGCCTCCCAAACTGGTAGTCCACGGTTAGAATGAAGAAACTTTAaccttccattttttatttcgtTAGAGACTAGGCTACTTATGCTGGTCCTCCCTCTACAATAAGTATGAGCATTTTGTATAGCAATCTGTAAAGTTTTGGTGTCCTCTCTTGTGTTGTTTCCTAAATCCTAAACTAGCGAGCTATCATCCTCAGAATTCACTGCTCCAAACCCTTTATTCACTCAAAACAAGGAGCAAATAGTTGCGGGTTTTAGACTTCTACACTTGCTAGTATAAAGTCAACagcatttgtgtgtgtgtataagtTGTCTGTGTTCCTACGAACTTGCAGAACCactaggctgtgtttggatatTCGATTGTAGAGGGGTTAGATAAGAAAAACGTATGTGATTCTACTTCATTGGATTACTCTATGCATTGAAGAAGAATTCTTTATGTTTACTGTTTCCCTCGACAAATCCAAGATCCAGAGGCCAGAGTGGAGGTTAATGGAGTACTTGATGGCTGGGTAGAGAAGAGAGTAGGATCTGGGGGCCTTCGAACGCTGAGGCACTCAGGCAGTGTGAATGTCTAAATGCTCGAAGTCTAGACATTCATCACACTTTCGGAGGAAGAATCCGATGAATCATTTGCTCCTATGAAATCTGGCTGAACAGACTCCAATTCTATAACTCTTCGTTTCCCAAAAGTTTCTGAACACAAAAATCAGTTATTCCTGTATtaaaaattgagaaagaatAACAGATTCAAAAATCTCATGGTGGTTAGGAACCCTAAAATTACAGTGTGGTTGACAGTCTTGGTGATGGGAGTGGAGTTGGTTTCGTGAGTTACAGGGCTTGTTTTTCCTTCGCATTCCAGAACTTGAACGTGTCCAGGAAGCTTCTTCGCTCCAATTTTTCCAGTCTCAGCTTCAAATTCTCCACCTCTGTCGCGAACGCTTCGTCTTTTTTCTTCGATGCCTGGACATAGCCGAAAACCAATCCCCAAAATAGTAAAAGGGCTTTTGGTAAACACTACTACCATTTATCAAAATGCTAGTAATTTAGGATGAAAGTGAATTTAGTATATACCTCTTGTTCTTGCTTGCGAAGTTCCTCCTTCCTAGCTTCTGCTCTTGAGTTTCTTTGCACCTCGTAGATCACAGCAAGACCCGCGACCTGTAAGTAAACTTGAATCAAGTTTTCGCTAGGAAGTATGCCCAATATTTAGCTGTCTACTAGTGCAAATAAAACCCGGAGAGATACAGTGTGGTGTCTAAAGTTTGTCGAGAATCAGTTGCATTGTATCATGGGATTATTCAACTCAACCCCTTTGTCCAAGCAGCCAGGGCTTCATGGTGATTTGGCCTACTACATTTGAGTCTCAGCTGATGTTGATGTGACGTTTTGATTGTATCGATCAAATGTGTTATATGGAACCTCCTACGCAATGCAATTGACGTCACCAAGGCTCTTCAAGGAAGAAGGATTTTTCTCAAGGAGCAAGCTTTCTCCTTCTCGACCTGGAATCTCTCTGTATGTTGATCGTCGTACTGTGTCTCTTTTCCAATTGCTGGTTTTCTGTCTCGCTATGACCATTTCTGGAAGCCTTTAAGGGCCTTTCCAACTTTTATTCGGGACTTAGTTTTCTTTAAGGGTGGATAATACGATACACATGACAAAAAGACAGGGATCCCTTGCCTAGGGCCCTGCACTGAAGTTGCTCTCCATTCCAAAGAACTGAGGATATTGATAAAAGTGACCTTCGTTCCGCTAAGAaagataagtacttatttaaaaatatatttttttgaattaaagatgatgtattgtggAAGAATGACACGAGAATGTCTCGTGAAGCGAAAAATAATTACCTTTGCGGAACGGGGCCTGTGCATAACCAGATTCACCCTCTCATCATCATTGAAGCCAAAATGCAGCAGGGTATCTTTGACACAATCCCAGGAAATCCTATTACTCGAATGTGACAACTCTAAGACTACTTTCAATTGCAAAATAAAGAATCGAAAAATGAGTAGTTATCCATAAGGAATGATGCGACAAGTCTGCATTTTAACACTGTAGAGCAAAAAGGGTAATTTATCaagcctttctctctctaaaaaatcccctctctctccaggCGACCAAAACCTTATCTCTTCAGCTTGGGGGAGGGGGCTgccgcctcctcctccctcctcccccctctctccttctcctcctcttctcctttCCGTTTGGTGTAtctattttgggctgttttGGCAAGTGGTTCTGAGTTCCAGGCATTCAGTTTCTCGGTGCTCGGGCTTCCGGCCGGAGTTCGGTGGACTTGTTTTCGTCTGGAATCAGCCTTTTCCTCTCAGATCCGGTGAATGGTGGCCGGCGTCGAGGTAATAATGGGGtgttggggttagggttttcccTTTCTGGaagggtttttgttttggttctgTTTCACCGGCTGTTTTTTCAGTCCGGCTTTGTTTCCGGTCTGGGTTTCCCCCAGATCCGGAGGGTGCGGTGGTGGACAAATAACTTTGCGTCTGGTTAGTTTTTGTCCTAGTTTGGTTGGTTGCTGCCTCTGATTGGTTGTCTGCCCGCCGTGGCCGCGGAGCTGCGTTGATTTTCAACGGTTGCCCTTCTGCGGCCAGAACTCCGCGTGCCAGCGGGAGTTTGCTCTTTGGAGTGGCGTCCATGCCTGTGAAAGAAAATcactttgtgtttttgtttcgCGGTTTTGCCggtgttttggttttggattacTGTATTGGGGATGACAGATTTCACTATGCTGCACTGATCACTatgattagggttttgtttctcGAAGGGAATTGTTGTCTGGATTCATACTCCACGTGTCCCGACCCTGCCTTTGAGTAAGTGGCGGTGTGAAGAAATTCCTGGTCTTAGGCTACAATTAGTCCTTCCTGCTCTTCTTGTTGTTCCTTTTCgtggttttgttttgaaatcTGTAGATGCCGTATGACGATTTATTTATGAATGTgcggatcaacaaaaaaaaaacactgtaGAGCAAAGTACTCACCGATGTTGCTGAGTTGCTCATAATATAGGGTTTTAAATAAGACTTAAACCTCTGATGCCGTTGTTATGTATCGGCTGATGGGGTCTGATATTGGCCCGCTATCGAACGAAATATGGCTGTATTACGTATACCGTTACGTTTTCCGATACTTCAATTTAAAACCGTGTTATAATCTCATATAAAAGTGATGAAAACAATCATCGTTACATCATTGTAGTAGAAGACTGTGTATAAAAATCTCCTCAAAATTTTGACTTCCCATTTAATTCCACTCACCGAGAAGAGAAACACTTCACCAAGGATATCAGAGGCAGATTGAATAGCTCTCTCCTCGTCCAGAGGGCGGATCTCAATCTCGGTCGAACGTCCGTAAACCCGCCTTTGCATTGTCGTCGAGAAGCGATGGTGTGCCTGCGCGCAGCAGCCTCCAAGATTAGAGCACGCACGTAAATTCATGATAAACAGAGAGATGTAGAATGTTAAACAGTAGTAGTACTCCAGTAAATCAGAAACTAACCTGGGCAATGTTGAGGATGAATTGACGAAACTTGGGGTGCAAGCCAGCATCTTTCTTGAGCCTATTAGCGATGGGTTTGGCGAGGGTTCTAAGGGTTAGGGTTCCAAGCTTTAGAACTGGAAAAACCACCatactgctctctctctctctctctctctctctctctctctctctctctctctctctctctctctctctctctctctatatatatatatatatatatatatatatatatgtatgtatgtatgtatgtatatgtatatatgtatgtatatgtatatgtataagtATCGATCTTTAGAATGAATGAGACCTCAAACTGGATCAGTTCTTGGATTTCTTGATCAACTGATAATTACTTATGGTTTCTTGACAAGGAAGAAAAGCACGTGACTATCACGTTTTGATTCTCTCCTACTACTCCTAGGGCATTATTGCATGATTCGCATCCTTCATCATGGATTGGACCCTCATCCAATCGGCTTCTCCTAGTGTTGCATTGGCAGAGGTATTTTGAGAATCCAGTGCTATTCGTTCATATAGTGGGgcctaattttttaatttgttaaggaaaaaaaaagaatttcatttttGATTAATCAGGTGTATTCCGAGCCAGCTTATGTGCAGCTCGACTAATTATGGTGACCCGATCCCACCTAATCATGGTGGTCCGATCCCACGGCTCACTTGCGGGGAGACCCATTCAGTGGCGGCTCCAAAATTATTTCGTGTGGTGTTCATTAAAGACTCATATACTACTTGGTTTATCCAATCATATGAGGTGTTTaatttggacttttttttttccttgtatcttcgtttttactcaatttttttaattcttcataattttttttaaaaaaaatttagtgaaaGAATTGATCAATAAACAAATGTTAAgtttatttattatttctttaatGTTGAACATCAGTATAACTCATTTGTGTGGTGGATGCCTGGATGgggtgttcttttttctttttcttttttaaacggcgtaaaaaataatttattaattaattgcAAGGATTACAATAGATTAAAAGGCAAGAGCGAAAGCGCATCACAATGCGGGAAAAACGTCCTACTGAGATTGACACCCAAACCTTGCGACAATCATTTGCCGCTCGAGCCTAAGAGGATTTGGTGTTCAATggatgttttaaaaaaaaaagggtgttcAATGTGCTGGGctaaatccttttttttttaatcatcatcTGGGCTTAATCTTGATATCTACATTTTGTACTGTATTTAGATTACCTGTTTTCAAAGTCAGAGTTGTGCTCCGTATGGGACCTGTTCACAAACACGTATGCGCAGATTAGGATTACAAATGAACTGAGTCGTACGTTCGCAAACTATTCCAACTtcagctcatttacagccctagtgtAGAAAGATAAAATTAAAGCGCCTAGAATGCGCATCTACTGCTTCCAAGAGACTGATGCCTAATCAAAATTATGCGCTTCTTAAATTTAATTTGAAGATGGTCAAAAGAAGTCAAACACTTGTTTAACTAGATGGGTGCCTTAGTAATCCTCATCTTTATTCGTTGATTAAGTTCAGATTTATTGGCTTTAGCTATAATCCAACAAGATTACAACAGCTCAAATGtacttaaaatattttaatgatAAGATTCATACAATATAATGCATTCGAACAAATTATTTTAGAACCCGAGGACCATGCTGTCCCTTGGGGGAAAGCATGGGTGTTGGCTCCCATTCGAACCGTCCATGCGTGGTAATGGATGGCTGAGATTTCACTACAGCTGGACGATTGAGATTTGTTCGGTCGAGAtgaaattcgagccgtccattgccgagtATGGACGGCCCGGATGGGGCCAATACTCATGCTGACAGCATGAGTCCCACATTTCCTTATTTTTGCTACATATATAGGACCAAATCATATTGCATTCTAAAATATTTGAAATGCTAGCTATCCGCCCATCTCAATATTTCCTAAGCAAAAAGTAATACAAGCTAGTCAAAACGTAATCTATATATTAACAACATTCTGcatatttattaattaaaaagtcTTTTTAGTTAGGAGCCTTACttggattacttttttttttttttttaaataatgtgTGTATACTACAAATTCactgaaaaaataataatttctaAAAGTAGATCTGGAAAACTTCAAGTGCTGGATCTTTATTGGTCATTCATCAATAAATTTCTACATTTATTCGTCACAATCACATTTTAATTTAAACTTGAAACATTTAGATGACATCAACATAAGCAATTATACAAATAGTAAATAAAACCATGGTGCAgccaaatatttttaagtagTGGGATCAAATAAgattgaattttaaattttaaatgctaTCGATCCATCCTAATATTTCCTACAAAAGGAATAAAACACGTCCAAACGTATATAGTGAAATTAAGATACGAAAAAATTCTGGTAGATTGATGTCGTATTGCATCTTCTTAAATTTAAAATGCTATCCTAACTCTATTAGGGTTCAATCTACGTATCCATCCCAATATTTCCTACTCTTTTTTAAACTCACTCTAATTTAGTgtggaattatttttgaaacGTAAAGTATTTTACATCTATTATATAGGACTCTGTGACTATCTAGCCATTGTAAAATCCCCAAAAGGATAATTGTATCACCTTACATATATATGTGCGAAGTTTTGAAATTAGtagagataattttttttaattaattttattctgTATTCACACTTTATTTGACGTTGAAACGCCGAACCCCTTTTTTTCTATGTTGTATTCACATTTTTAAGGGATGCTACAcgtgaaatatatatattgcattCATACTTTCTCCGCGAATAGCTTGTTCTCTCTTATACCTTGAATATATATTAGTCTTCTGTTATCTTTATCAAAACCCATATCATTTCTCATTATTCAACAATTAATTTTCagtagcaaaataattttttggggaATGAACTAAAATGTGCAAATTTTCAACATTAAAATCAGGGTTCAAGCCTAGCAATCCCTTCGGTCCGACTTCTTGGTATCTTATGGTCAAGTCATTGTCAATCCAGGCACAAAAAGTAGTGATTAATTGCATGGACCACCTGATCCTTTGGCAGGTTCAAGCTAGGTTTATTAACATCTACTCTTAAGTAATTATTGAGTGATCTTGGGATATTGCTACGTGGTATCCGAACACTCACATCCATCATACATTTCTGCGGGTCCAtacattttataatatattTCACGTAAATATATGGTGGATAAGAGAAGAACAGTACATGTTGgcttaaaaactcaaaaaataaataaattccgTTCTGAAAACTTGTTGGTTAGGATTTAATCACAAAAAGGTCGGTTCATCT
The sequence above is drawn from the Rhododendron vialii isolate Sample 1 chromosome 6a, ASM3025357v1 genome and encodes:
- the LOC131331560 gene encoding OPA3-like protein → MVVFPVLKLGTLTLRTLAKPIANRLKKDAGLHPKFRQFILNIAQAHHRFSTTMQRRVYGRSTEIEIRPLDEERAIQSASDILGEVFLFSVAGLAVIYEVQRNSRAEARKEELRKQEQEASKKKDEAFATEVENLKLRLEKLERRSFLDTFKFWNAKEKQAL